Below is a genomic region from Halostella litorea.
GTCTCGACGGACTCGCCCGCGTCCGCGACGCTACAGGCCGCCCGCGAGGAGAACTGCGACCTGGTCGTCGCGCCGTACGAGCAGCGCCACGGCCACCTCTCGTCGTTCGTGCGGACGCTGTTCCGCGGCGACGTGGACGTGGTCGCCGCCCGCCTCCGGGGCGACGAGCGCCGCTGGCGGCGGGTGCTCGTCCCCGTCCGGTCGGCCGGCGAGCGGGCCCACGCGAAGGTCGATTTCGCCTGCCGGCTGGCGGGGCCGGCGGGGCTGGTCACGGTCGCGACCTGTATCGACGACGAGCGCGAGCGGCGGGCCGCCGAGGAGCGGCTGGCGGACGTGGTGGAGACGTTCGACGCGTCGTTCGAGACGCGGGTCGTCAACGACTCCGTGGAGTCGTTCATCGCGCGGACCGCAAAGCAGTTCGACCTGACGATGATCGGCGCGAGCACGGACCGGAGCGCCGCCTCGCGGTTCGTCTCGCCGCCGACGTTCGAGCGGATCGACGAGGTCGACGCGGCCGTCGCCGTCGTCCACGTGGCCTGAACGCCGCTCAGCCGTCCTCCAGCAGCCGGTTGGCTATCGCCTCGCTGTCGTCCTCGCCGAGCGCGGACTGCATCAGCAGGTGGCCGCCGATGGAGGCGGGGCTGATGACCACGTCCGCGCCCGCCCGGCGGAGCTTCTCGACGTTCTCGCGGTCGGTGGCGGCCGCGACGATGCGGCCGTCGGGGCGCAGTTCCCGGGCGGAGAGGACGCTGAGCGCGTCCTCGGCGTCGTTGTTCGTCGCCGCGACGATGGCGCGGGCGTCTTCGAGCTGTGCCCGCTGGAGCGTCTCGTCGTCGCTCGGGTCGCCGGCGATCACGAGAAAACCCCGCTCGCGCAGGCCGTCGACCCGTTCGGACTTCGGCGCGACGACGACGAACTCGACGTCGCTGGACGCGAGTTCGCTCAGCAGCGGTTCGGTCAGGTCGCCGTACCCGAGGACGAGCACGTGGTTTTCGAGGAGTTCGAGCTCTGATTCTGTCATCTTTCCGAGTGCCTTGGTGAGTCGTGCTTCGATCGCGGGGCCGAGCAGCGCGCCCAGCGCGATGGCGAAGCTCGCGGTGCCCAGCACGACGACGGAGATGGAGAACAGCTTCGCCTGCTGGGAGGTCGCCGTCACGTCGCCGTAGCCGACGGTGCTGGCGGTGACGATGGTGTAGTAGAACGCGTCGAGCGCGGTGGAGACGCCGTCGAACTCCTCGCGGAGCGCGTACGACCCGACGGTGCCGTACACCAGCACGCCCGACAGGGCCAGGCCGGAGGCGAGTTGTGGCGTCGACAGCGACACCTCGCGGTCGAACCGGCGGTGGTTGAGGAGGACGACCGGGAGCGCGAGCGCCGAGAGGACGACCAGCGGGAACGACAGT
It encodes:
- a CDS encoding NAD-binding protein; amino-acid sequence: MDVSRDRIGVRTTVWLVMAVAVLSVVTGIANITDTTVVFGPFADRIPPEIQRLAGFTGALTGFLMLASALGLRRGLRAAWYTTVVLLPVTAGQGLAQSSELSFPLVVLSALALPVVLLNHRRFDREVSLSTPQLASGLALSGVLVYGTVGSYALREEFDGVSTALDAFYYTIVTASTVGYGDVTATSQQAKLFSISVVVLGTASFAIALGALLGPAIEARLTKALGKMTESELELLENHVLVLGYGDLTEPLLSELASSDVEFVVVAPKSERVDGLRERGFLVIAGDPSDDETLQRAQLEDARAIVAATNNDAEDALSVLSARELRPDGRIVAAATDRENVEKLRRAGADVVISPASIGGHLLMQSALGEDDSEAIANRLLEDG